From one Triticum aestivum cultivar Chinese Spring unplaced genomic scaffold, IWGSC CS RefSeq v2.1 scaffold139888, whole genome shotgun sequence genomic stretch:
- the LOC123177611 gene encoding uncharacterized protein, translating to MVEEVFDGLYPPPCIEDIRIYNYFGRQLPKWMMSATVMRMPLNSLKILVMWDMAYCTQLPDGLCALPCLEYLDVGQAPTIKRVRSEFVQPHSHCHHASSQVAVSFARLHKMILWEMAELEEWEWEKEVQSMQALEELKIRSCKLRSIPPGLASHAKSLKKLTICNVQQLQYIENSASVVDLSLAGLPDLTRISNFPKLRKLEIYCCPKLELLQEMVALQKLTVQYSEKQLPSYLQTVKPSHLLLDCCSVILLSMALGESCSEWDKFSHIQQVEAYADDGGIEKRWHLFYTREPYNMGTNIDLQEWSDDVNFIQSEGEDGLPRLAALMKSADEDEEDADNTEEIEEESMGQGREE from the exons ATGGTTGAGGAGGTGTTTGATGGGCTCTATCCTCCACCTTGCATAGAAGATATTCGTATCTACAACTATTTTGGGCGTCAACTCCCAAAATGGATGATGTCAGCAACAGTGATGCGTATGCCCCTCAATAGCTTAAAGATTTTAGTGATGTGGGACATGGCATATTGCACCCAACTCCCAGATGGCTTGTGTGCGCTCCCATGTTTAGAGTACCTAGACGTCGGACAAGCTCCAACAATCAAGCGTGTTAGGTCTGAATTCGTGCAGCCACATAGTCACTGCCATCATGCTTCATCCCAGGTTGCTGTCTCGTTTGCAAGACTGCACAAGATGATATTATGGGAAATGGCAGAATTGGAGGAGTGGGAGTGGGAGAAGGAAGTGCAGTCTATGCAGGCCTTGGAGGAACTTAAAATCAGAAGTTGCAAATTGAGGTCCATCCCTCCTGGCCTTGCCTCCCATGCAAAGTCTTTGAAAAAGTTAACCATATGCAATGTCCAGCAGCTCCAGTATATAGAAAACTCTGCTTCTGTAGTCGATCTCAGCCTTGCTGGACTACCCGACCTGACTAGGATCTCCAATTTTCCCAAGCTGCGAAAACTTGAGATCTATTGCTGCCCGAAGCTCGAGTTGCTGCAGGAGATGGTTGCACTCCAGAAGCTAACAGTTCAGTACAGCGAGAAGCAGCTCCCATCGTACCTGCAAACTGTAAAGCCAAGCCATTTGCTGCTGGATTGCTGCTCGGTGATACTCCTTTCCATGGCTTTGGGAGAGTCTTGTTCCGAGTGGGACAAGTTCAGCCATATCCAGCAAGTTGAGGCTTATGCAGATGATGGAGGCATTGAAAAGAGATGGCACCTATTCTACACAAGGGAGCCCTACAACATGGGGACCAACATTGATCTGCAG GAGTGGTCAGACGATGTTAACTTTATCCAATCAGAGGGTGAAGATGG